A genomic window from Chlorobium phaeobacteroides DSM 266 includes:
- the bchH gene encoding magnesium chelatase subunit H: MHDKIRIAAIVGMEQCNQRVWREVKEKISAHAELTQWTDQDLEHQNPETAEAIRNADCVFTTLIQFKGQADWLQEQLQHSSVTTVFAYESMPEVMQMTKIGTYVVSGDGSGMPDIVKKVAKMLVKGRDEDALYGYMKLLKIMRTMLPLIPKKAKDFKNWMQVYTYWMHPTTDNLASMFNYIMAEYFEVGVKVEKVQEVPTMGFYHPAAPEYQKDLHHYEKWLHKHDRTSAKKRNIGLLFFRKHLLQEKEYIDNTIRAIEAKGLNPLPVFVMGVEGHVATREWFTHNNIDMLINMMGFGFVGGPAGATTPGASSAARDEILGKINAPYVVSQPLFIQDFTSWKSQGVVPLQSAMTYSLPEMDGAVCPVVLGAIRDGRLQTVPDRLERLAGFAKKFSDLRHTPNKDKKVAMVAYDYPPGMGKKASAALLDVPKSIYSILLKLRDEGYNVGEMPESPETLLAMLDKATDYEIQAHEQDCFAIDRDRFYSITSDRERERIEGRWGGFPGDVAPIKPDKLFIGGLTLGNIFIGIQPRLGIQGDPMRLLFDKENTPHHQYIAFYRWISRVFGANALVHVGMHGTVEWMPGLQLGVTGDCWSDALLGEVPHFYIYPINNPSEANIAKRRGYATMISHNIPPLARAGLYKELPAFKEMLNDYRERGLEKIVDIETEEVILTKAQQLNLTDDCPRIEQESFQDYISRLYTYMMELEGRLISNSLHVFGETPKLETQVTTITEYLKVRGNEKSLPSIIMQATGEDQTYGDYASLATRARKGEPLALKAREAVDEHTREFISETIFGRSNPTTVFNKMTGGAKVSPDMVEAINSSLQDGLALKRALEDNRNEMKGLLRALAGEYIPSGSGGDLVRDGAGILPTGRNIHAIDPWRIPSELAFKRGKQIAETILARHVEENNGEYPETIAQVLWGLDTIKSKGEAVAVIIHLMGAEPAYDAQGKISHYRLVPINKLGRPRIDVLIQISSIFRDTFGVLVDHLDKLVKDAAKADESHEMNHIKKHVDAALREGKDFESATSRLFTQSPGAYGSQVEELVEDSAWESEEDLDNMFIKRTGFAYGGNRYGDQQTDILKGLLSTVDRVVQQVDSAEFGITDIDRYFSSSGALQLSARRRNPKGDNVKLNYVETFTADVKIDDADKALKVEFRTKLLNPKWFETMLDQGHSGAAEISNRFTYMLGWDAVTKGVDDWVYKEAAETYAFDPKMRERLMKVNPKAFKNIVGRMLEASGRGMWSADPDMIEKLQEIYSDLEDRLEGIEI, translated from the coding sequence ATGCACGATAAAATCAGAATTGCCGCTATTGTCGGGATGGAGCAATGTAATCAGCGGGTCTGGCGTGAAGTCAAAGAGAAAATCAGCGCCCACGCCGAGCTGACTCAATGGACCGATCAGGACCTTGAACATCAGAATCCTGAAACGGCTGAAGCTATCCGTAACGCCGACTGTGTCTTTACCACCCTTATCCAGTTCAAGGGTCAGGCTGACTGGCTGCAGGAACAGCTTCAGCACTCCAGCGTTACCACGGTTTTCGCCTATGAATCTATGCCGGAAGTCATGCAGATGACTAAAATCGGCACCTATGTCGTGTCGGGCGACGGCAGCGGCATGCCCGATATTGTAAAAAAAGTCGCAAAAATGCTGGTGAAAGGGCGCGACGAGGATGCGCTATACGGCTACATGAAGCTGCTGAAAATCATGCGCACCATGCTGCCGCTCATCCCGAAAAAAGCAAAAGATTTCAAAAACTGGATGCAGGTCTATACCTACTGGATGCATCCAACCACCGACAACCTCGCCTCGATGTTCAACTACATCATGGCCGAATATTTTGAGGTTGGCGTAAAAGTCGAAAAGGTACAGGAAGTTCCCACCATGGGATTTTACCATCCGGCTGCTCCCGAGTACCAGAAAGATCTTCACCACTACGAAAAGTGGTTGCATAAACACGACCGTACTTCGGCAAAAAAACGCAACATCGGTCTTCTCTTCTTCCGCAAGCATCTTCTGCAGGAAAAGGAGTATATCGACAACACCATCCGCGCCATTGAAGCAAAGGGTCTTAATCCCCTGCCTGTTTTTGTGATGGGTGTTGAGGGACATGTTGCCACCAGAGAGTGGTTTACGCATAACAATATCGACATGCTCATCAACATGATGGGCTTCGGATTTGTGGGAGGCCCCGCAGGCGCAACTACGCCCGGAGCATCATCAGCAGCACGCGACGAAATACTGGGAAAAATTAACGCTCCCTACGTTGTTTCTCAGCCTCTCTTTATACAGGATTTCACCTCATGGAAATCGCAGGGCGTTGTACCGCTCCAGTCGGCCATGACCTATTCGCTGCCTGAAATGGATGGGGCTGTCTGCCCTGTTGTGCTCGGAGCCATCAGGGACGGTCGCCTTCAGACGGTTCCGGATCGTCTTGAACGACTTGCAGGGTTTGCCAAAAAGTTTTCAGACCTTCGCCACACTCCGAACAAGGACAAAAAAGTAGCGATGGTCGCTTACGACTATCCGCCGGGCATGGGTAAAAAAGCCAGCGCGGCACTGCTTGACGTACCAAAAAGCATCTACAGCATACTCCTGAAGCTTCGTGACGAAGGATACAACGTTGGCGAGATGCCGGAATCACCGGAAACCCTGCTTGCCATGCTCGACAAAGCAACCGATTACGAAATCCAGGCACACGAGCAGGATTGCTTTGCTATCGATCGTGACCGGTTTTACAGTATCACAAGCGACAGAGAGCGCGAACGCATTGAAGGCCGTTGGGGCGGATTTCCCGGCGACGTTGCCCCGATCAAGCCCGACAAGCTCTTTATCGGAGGTTTGACCCTTGGCAATATCTTTATCGGCATACAGCCTCGACTTGGAATCCAGGGTGATCCCATGCGTCTGCTCTTCGACAAGGAGAACACTCCGCACCATCAGTATATCGCTTTCTATCGCTGGATCAGCCGCGTTTTCGGAGCAAACGCTCTGGTGCATGTCGGCATGCACGGCACTGTAGAATGGATGCCCGGCCTGCAGCTTGGCGTTACCGGCGACTGCTGGTCTGACGCGCTGCTCGGCGAAGTGCCCCATTTCTATATCTATCCGATCAACAACCCGAGTGAGGCCAATATCGCAAAGCGACGCGGGTATGCCACCATGATTTCGCATAACATCCCGCCGCTGGCACGGGCCGGCCTCTACAAGGAGCTTCCTGCTTTCAAGGAGATGCTGAACGATTATCGCGAGCGCGGACTGGAAAAAATCGTGGATATTGAAACCGAAGAGGTTATTCTCACCAAGGCACAGCAGCTCAATCTGACGGATGACTGCCCACGGATAGAACAGGAGAGCTTTCAGGACTATATCAGCCGCCTCTACACCTACATGATGGAACTCGAAGGCCGACTGATTTCAAACTCGCTGCACGTCTTTGGCGAAACCCCAAAGCTTGAAACACAGGTAACCACCATTACCGAGTATCTGAAGGTTCGCGGCAATGAAAAATCGCTTCCTTCGATTATCATGCAGGCCACAGGAGAAGACCAAACCTACGGCGACTACGCTTCGCTTGCAACCCGTGCACGCAAAGGAGAACCCTTAGCCCTTAAAGCGCGTGAAGCTGTTGACGAACATACAAGAGAGTTCATATCGGAGACCATTTTCGGCAGGAGCAATCCCACAACAGTCTTCAACAAGATGACCGGCGGAGCAAAAGTCTCACCGGATATGGTTGAAGCCATCAACAGTTCGCTGCAGGACGGACTTGCCCTCAAGCGCGCACTTGAGGACAATCGCAACGAAATGAAAGGTCTCCTTCGTGCCCTCGCGGGTGAGTATATCCCTTCAGGCTCCGGCGGCGATCTGGTACGTGACGGCGCAGGCATTCTGCCGACAGGCCGTAACATCCACGCTATTGACCCGTGGCGCATTCCCTCGGAACTGGCCTTCAAGCGCGGCAAGCAGATTGCTGAAACCATTCTTGCCCGACACGTTGAGGAAAACAACGGCGAGTACCCTGAAACCATTGCCCAGGTTCTTTGGGGACTTGATACCATCAAGAGCAAAGGAGAAGCGGTTGCCGTGATCATCCACCTGATGGGTGCCGAACCGGCCTACGACGCACAGGGCAAAATCAGCCACTACCGCCTCGTTCCGATTAACAAACTTGGCCGTCCGAGAATCGATGTGCTCATACAGATCAGCTCGATCTTCCGCGACACCTTTGGCGTTCTTGTCGATCATCTCGACAAACTGGTAAAGGATGCGGCAAAAGCAGATGAGTCGCATGAGATGAACCATATCAAAAAGCATGTGGACGCAGCGTTGAGAGAGGGAAAGGATTTTGAAAGCGCCACCTCACGCCTCTTTACCCAGTCACCCGGAGCCTACGGCTCACAGGTTGAAGAGCTGGTGGAAGACTCGGCATGGGAATCCGAAGAAGATCTCGACAACATGTTCATCAAACGTACCGGTTTTGCCTATGGCGGAAACCGCTACGGCGACCAGCAGACCGATATTCTCAAAGGACTTCTCAGCACCGTTGATCGCGTCGTACAGCAGGTCGACTCGGCTGAGTTCGGCATTACCGATATCGACCGCTACTTCTCCTCATCGGGAGCTTTGCAGCTATCCGCACGACGCCGAAACCCTAAAGGCGACAACGTTAAGCTGAACTATGTTGAAACCTTCACTGCCGATGTCAAAATTGACGATGCGGACAAAGCGCTGAAGGTGGAGTTCCGAACCAAACTGCTCAACCCGAAATGGTTTGAGACCATGCTTGACCAGGGACACAGCGGAGCCGCCGAAATCAGCAACCGCTTCACCTACATGCTCGGCTGGGATGCCGTAACCAAAGGCGTTGATGACTGGGTCTACAAAGAGGCAGCCGAAACCTACGCCTTCGATCCGAAAATGCGCGAACGACTGATGAAAGTAAACCCTAAAGCATTCAAAAACATCGTAGGCAGAATGCTTGAAGCAAGCGGACGAGGGATGTGGAGCGCCGATCCGGATATGATCGAAAAACTTCAGGAGATATACTCGGATCTCGAAGACCGCCTGGAGGGAATAGAGATTTAG